Proteins found in one Maridesulfovibrio sp. genomic segment:
- a CDS encoding response regulator yields the protein MAEKVLLVDDEKEFVEGLAERMELRGMNVTACTNPQEALDKVDAENFDAIVLDLQMPGIDGIEALKHIKKTRPEMQVILLSGHATVEKGIQAMKLGAMDFVEKPADINVLTDKIKKAQAKKMILVEEKTEEKVKDILSHKGW from the coding sequence ATGGCAGAAAAAGTACTTCTGGTTGATGACGAAAAGGAATTTGTTGAAGGTCTGGCCGAACGTATGGAACTGCGCGGTATGAATGTAACCGCATGTACCAATCCTCAGGAAGCCCTCGACAAAGTTGATGCGGAAAATTTTGATGCAATCGTGCTCGACCTTCAGATGCCCGGAATTGATGGCATTGAAGCTCTTAAACATATTAAGAAAACCAGACCCGAAATGCAGGTTATCCTGCTTAGTGGTCACGCAACAGTTGAAAAAGGCATTCAGGCAATGAAGCTCGGCGCAATGGACTTTGTTGAAAAACCGGCCGATATAAATGTGCTTACCGACAAAATCAAAAAAGCACAGGCTAAGAAAATGATCCTCGTGGAAGAAAAAACCGAGGAAAAAGTTAAGGATATTCTCAGTCATAAGGGCTGGTAG
- the hypF gene encoding carbamoyltransferase HypF produces MTQNNIFRILLTVTGQVQGVGFRPFVYKTALKHSLSGTVLNSPEGVLIELQGNEDQLDGFEQSFNDDLPRLARIVSLKKTNLDIIEDEQKFCILASTAGEGHCVLISPDVATCPDCFADMNDPQNRRYEYPFTNCTNCGPRYTITKSIPYDRPVTSMACFELCDDCREEYENPLDRRFHAQPNACAECGPEVWLTDNQGNKLAAPETALRELAKALAAEKIAGVKGLGGFHLVCDASNPDAVRTLRERKNRPDKPLAVMVRDVDEARKLADLTENDIELLEGLQRPIVLAPKGERYSLAPEIAPDTDFIGLMVPYTPLHQVLLKHFSALDESGRPAALVMTSGNMSSAPICIGNREALKRLNHIVDVFLFHNRDILIRVDDSVARSVPEYSESRRNEDKSRTVFMRRARGYTPSPVFLAQDGPCVLGTGPELKNTLCLTKGDQAFSSQHIGDMQNLETSNFWKEIRLHLQSILKVKPELIVHDLHPDYLTTSLAEEISQAEDIKTTALQHHYAHIYSVLAENRHQGPALGLALDGTGLGEDRNIWGGECLMVDNEQLIHRRLARFSYLKLPGGEAAVREPWRIARAAAKDLGLDADLVPVPEQLRGGLKMFDQVLGKNINCPLTSSCGRLFDAVSAMLGLCSVISYEGQAAIILEKIQDMNEQAAYSCPLDHTSEPCEIRTAELFKQAFTDVSNGTPPAIISRRFHRGLITGLADCAKLIADKTGIKTVGLSGGVMQNLTIAVELPVELQKRGLTPLVHRYLPPNDGCISLGQAVYGQALLNNQ; encoded by the coding sequence ATGACCCAGAACAATATTTTTCGCATACTGCTGACTGTTACCGGACAGGTTCAAGGAGTAGGATTCAGGCCCTTTGTTTACAAAACGGCCCTTAAGCACAGCCTTTCCGGCACAGTGCTTAACAGCCCGGAAGGAGTGCTCATTGAATTGCAGGGAAATGAGGATCAACTGGACGGATTCGAACAATCATTTAATGATGACCTGCCACGGCTGGCCCGTATTGTTTCGCTGAAAAAAACAAATCTGGATATCATAGAGGACGAGCAAAAATTCTGCATTCTGGCCTCAACCGCCGGAGAAGGTCACTGTGTATTGATCAGCCCGGATGTGGCTACATGCCCGGACTGCTTCGCGGATATGAATGATCCGCAGAATCGTCGCTATGAATACCCTTTCACCAACTGCACCAATTGCGGCCCGCGCTACACCATTACTAAATCCATTCCCTACGATAGGCCGGTAACTTCCATGGCCTGTTTTGAACTTTGTGACGATTGCCGTGAGGAATATGAGAATCCACTGGACCGCAGGTTCCATGCCCAGCCTAATGCCTGCGCTGAATGCGGCCCCGAAGTATGGCTGACCGATAATCAGGGCAATAAACTCGCAGCTCCTGAAACAGCTTTGCGGGAGCTGGCAAAAGCGCTGGCTGCCGAAAAAATTGCCGGGGTGAAAGGACTGGGAGGATTCCATCTGGTCTGCGATGCATCCAATCCCGATGCGGTGCGCACCTTGCGGGAACGCAAAAACCGTCCGGATAAACCGCTAGCGGTTATGGTCCGCGATGTGGATGAAGCGCGCAAGCTTGCCGACCTCACCGAGAATGATATTGAGCTGCTGGAAGGATTACAGCGTCCCATCGTGCTGGCTCCCAAGGGAGAACGCTACTCGCTGGCTCCGGAGATTGCACCGGATACGGATTTTATCGGTTTAATGGTGCCCTACACACCGCTGCATCAGGTTCTGCTCAAACATTTTTCCGCTCTTGATGAATCAGGCCGACCGGCGGCACTGGTTATGACTTCCGGGAACATGAGTTCCGCTCCTATCTGCATCGGAAATCGCGAAGCCCTGAAACGGCTGAACCATATTGTCGATGTATTTCTATTTCATAACCGGGACATCCTCATCCGTGTCGATGATTCTGTGGCCCGCTCGGTACCGGAATATTCAGAATCAAGAAGAAACGAAGATAAATCACGCACGGTTTTCATGCGCCGGGCCAGAGGCTACACCCCTTCCCCGGTTTTTCTGGCTCAGGACGGTCCCTGTGTTCTGGGTACCGGTCCGGAGCTGAAAAACACACTCTGCCTGACCAAAGGAGATCAGGCTTTCAGCAGCCAGCATATCGGAGACATGCAGAATCTCGAGACCTCCAATTTCTGGAAAGAAATCCGGTTGCACCTGCAATCCATCCTCAAGGTCAAACCGGAACTCATCGTCCACGACCTGCACCCGGATTACCTGACAACCTCACTTGCTGAAGAAATTTCACAGGCTGAAGACATTAAGACAACAGCCCTGCAACACCACTACGCCCACATATATTCCGTACTTGCCGAAAACAGACATCAAGGCCCCGCGCTGGGGCTGGCATTGGACGGAACCGGGCTGGGTGAGGACCGCAACATCTGGGGCGGCGAATGTCTTATGGTTGATAATGAACAGTTGATCCACCGCAGGCTGGCGCGCTTTTCTTATCTGAAATTACCAGGCGGCGAAGCTGCTGTGCGCGAGCCGTGGCGCATTGCCCGTGCGGCGGCCAAAGATTTAGGCCTCGATGCGGACCTTGTTCCGGTACCGGAGCAACTGCGCGGCGGCCTGAAAATGTTTGATCAGGTTCTGGGAAAAAATATCAACTGCCCACTGACCAGCAGTTGCGGGCGGCTCTTTGACGCGGTTTCTGCAATGCTTGGACTCTGCTCCGTAATTTCATACGAGGGACAGGCTGCAATAATTCTTGAAAAAATTCAGGATATGAACGAACAAGCGGCATACAGCTGCCCACTCGATCACACATCAGAACCATGCGAGATCCGCACTGCTGAACTTTTCAAGCAGGCCTTTACGGATGTCAGTAACGGTACACCTCCGGCAATCATCAGCCGCCGCTTCCACCGGGGACTGATCACGGGACTAGCTGATTGCGCCAAGCTAATCGCTGACAAAACCGGCATTAAAACAGTGGGATTAAGTGGAGGGGTGATGCAAAACCTGACCATCGCTGTCGAGTTGCCCGTGGAACTGCAAAAACGCGGTCTAACCCCGCTGGTCCACCGCTACCTGCCACCAAATGACGGATGTATCTCTCTCGGTCAGGCAGTCTATGGGCAGGCACTGCTCAACAACCAGTAG
- a CDS encoding DUF362 domain-containing protein, which yields MSNKQSKAPVAFFRILEYESSFLDTAVAMTLEECGLKINLGTKVLVKPNLVSPKNPLACTHPNVTISLCRYLKDCGAQITVADSPGYGSAAQVSKAIGMTSGLRRLGLKPRSLGRPTPLKLSFGETIGISRDALETDMIINVPKLKAHGQFVLTGAVKNLFGTVVGFRKAYAHTRFGETPGLMEKMIIEVAASMPLAFNLMDAIYPMHKMGPINGKPYSMSLLAGSPNPYALDTALYMLLGVSPKKILLWRESVNQNIFGHDPDHIEYVIEPPDNFDTTDFILPEKLSPMEFEPVRFVKGRIKSLFSRFS from the coding sequence ATGAGCAATAAACAGTCTAAAGCTCCCGTCGCGTTCTTCCGTATCCTTGAGTATGAATCTTCATTTCTGGATACCGCAGTAGCCATGACACTCGAAGAATGCGGGTTGAAGATTAATCTTGGAACAAAAGTACTGGTCAAACCGAATCTTGTATCACCCAAAAATCCCTTGGCCTGCACTCATCCCAACGTGACTATATCCCTTTGCCGCTACCTTAAAGATTGCGGGGCACAGATCACAGTTGCGGATTCTCCGGGCTACGGTAGTGCGGCTCAGGTTTCCAAAGCCATCGGCATGACTTCTGGATTACGCAGACTCGGACTGAAACCACGGAGCCTCGGCCGCCCCACTCCGCTCAAGCTCTCTTTCGGCGAAACCATAGGGATTTCCCGCGATGCCCTTGAAACGGACATGATCATCAATGTCCCCAAACTGAAAGCGCACGGACAGTTCGTACTAACCGGCGCGGTGAAAAATCTTTTCGGTACGGTGGTGGGCTTCCGCAAAGCCTATGCGCATACCCGCTTCGGAGAAACCCCGGGACTGATGGAAAAAATGATCATAGAGGTAGCCGCGTCTATGCCACTGGCCTTCAACCTCATGGACGCCATCTATCCTATGCATAAAATGGGACCAATCAACGGCAAGCCATACTCAATGAGTTTGCTGGCCGGTTCACCCAACCCTTATGCTCTTGATACGGCACTTTACATGCTGCTGGGGGTGAGTCCCAAAAAAATACTGCTCTGGCGGGAAAGCGTAAACCAAAATATTTTCGGTCACGACCCGGACCACATTGAATATGTAATAGAACCCCCGGACAACTTTGACACCACGGATTTTATACTCCCGGAGAAACTGAGTCCCATGGAATTTGAACCGGTCCGCTTTGTAAAGGGGCGCATAAAATCCCTCTTCAGCAGGTTCAGTTAA
- a CDS encoding IS3 family transposase (programmed frameshift), which translates to MKKEESQRVRRSQRDYTMGFKLAVVAMVEEGEMTYKQAQKTYGIQGRSTVLVWLRKHGTLDWSKPMVHLKRMPKSKETPAQKIKRLEKELQEEKIKTMLLNEMIDISDRELGTSIRKKPYPRAARGLQETKQISLSACCRQLGVSRQSIYQAEKRHKVREKQFQEVKKLVLSLRARMPRLGTRKLYFLLREKFVARGIKLGRDAFFALLRREHLLIKTRKNYTKTTNSKHWLKKHPNLLKEFKPQYSEEVFVSDITYVKTLNKTYYLSLITDSFSRKIVGHNLSSDLSAEGTAKALDMAIKNRKTRNKTIHHSDRGLQYASSIYQNKLKKAEMVPSMTDGYDCYQNALAERINGILKQEFLVFKCTSFDELNSLVKESIEIYNSERPHLSLKMKTPNQIHKQGCGGTPTAL; encoded by the exons ATGAAAAAGGAAGAAAGTCAAAGAGTAAGGCGAAGTCAGCGCGATTACACAATGGGCTTTAAATTAGCGGTTGTTGCGATGGTAGAAGAAGGCGAAATGACCTACAAGCAAGCCCAAAAGACATACGGGATTCAAGGCCGCAGCACTGTTTTAGTCTGGCTGAGAAAGCACGGAACCCTTGACTGGAGCAAACCTATGGTACATCTGAAAAGAATGCCAAAATCTAAAGAGACTCCAGCACAAAAGATCAAGCGTCTTGAAAAAGAGCTTCAGGAAGAGAAGATCAAAACTATGCTTCTCAACGAAATGATTGATATTTCTGACAGAGAACTGGGTACTTCCATAAGAAAAAAAC CTTACCCCCGAGCTGCACGAGGTCTTCAGGAAACAAAGCAAATAAGTTTATCTGCTTGCTGTAGACAGCTCGGGGTGAGTCGGCAATCGATATATCAGGCTGAAAAACGCCATAAGGTACGGGAAAAACAGTTCCAAGAAGTAAAGAAACTTGTTTTGAGTCTGCGGGCCAGAATGCCTCGGCTGGGAACGCGTAAGCTTTATTTTTTATTGCGTGAGAAATTTGTAGCTCGTGGAATCAAGCTTGGACGGGATGCCTTTTTCGCATTATTGCGCAGAGAGCATTTACTGATAAAAACAAGAAAAAATTACACAAAAACTACAAATTCAAAGCATTGGCTCAAAAAACATCCTAATTTATTGAAGGAGTTTAAGCCTCAGTATTCAGAAGAAGTCTTTGTTAGTGATATAACTTACGTAAAAACGTTAAATAAAACATACTATCTATCACTAATTACAGACTCTTTTAGCAGAAAAATTGTAGGTCACAATTTGAGTTCTGATCTTAGTGCCGAAGGGACCGCTAAAGCTTTAGATATGGCTATCAAAAACCGAAAAACGCGAAACAAAACAATCCACCATTCAGATCGTGGATTGCAGTACGCATCGTCCATTTATCAAAACAAGCTCAAGAAAGCCGAAATGGTCCCATCTATGACAGATGGGTATGATTGTTACCAAAATGCGTTAGCTGAACGTATAAATGGAATTTTAAAACAAGAATTTTTGGTGTTTAAATGCACTAGTTTTGATGAGTTAAATTCACTCGTAAAAGAGTCTATTGAAATATATAATTCTGAACGTCCTCATCTTAGTTTGAAAATGAAAACACCGAACCAAATACATAAACAGGGCTGTGGGGGTACCCCCACAGCCCTGTAG